A genomic region of Papaver somniferum cultivar HN1 chromosome 7, ASM357369v1, whole genome shotgun sequence contains the following coding sequences:
- the LOC113300137 gene encoding mitogen-activated protein kinase kinase 3-like isoform X1 has protein sequence MAELEELKKKLAPLFDAEKGLDGPSMNPYESYMVSDGGTVNLLSRSCGVYNINELGLQKRSSWLVDETDVSEKTYRCASHEMRIFGAIGSGASSVVQRAIHIPSHRILALKKISIFEKEKRQQLLTEIRTLCEAPCYEGLVEFQGAFYTPDSGQISIALEYMDGGSLADVLRVRKSIPEPILSCVVKKLLRGLSYLHGVRHLVHRDIKPANLLMNLKGEPKITDFGISAGLENSMAMCATFVGTVTYMSPERIQNESYSYPADIWSLGLALFECGTGEFPYTANDGPVNLMLQILEDPSPSPSKNFFSPEFCTFIDACLLKCADARPTAEQLLSHPFITRYASAEVDLAAFVRSVFDPTQRMKDLADMLTMHYYLLFNGSDDLWHHSKTLYSDDSTFSFSEKVSTGPSEIFTTLSNLRKTLAGDWPPERLVHVVEKLQCRAHGKDGVAIRVSGSFIIGNQFLICGDGILAEGMQNIQDLAIDIKSKRMGTFKEQFIMEPGNVIGRYFISKQELYIIH, from the exons ATGGCTGAGTTGGAGGAGCTAAAAAAGAAGCTCGCTCCATTATTTGATGCTGAAAAGGGTTTAGATGGGCCATCTATGAACCCTTATGAATCATACATG GTATCAGATggtggaaccgtaaacttattaAGCAGGTCTTGTGGGGTATATAACATCAATGAGCTTGGGTTGCAAAAACGATCTTCTTGGTTGGTAGATGAAACAGATGTAAGTGAAAAGACATATCGCTGTGCTTCACATGAGATGCGCATATTTGGAGCCATAGGTAGTGGCGCAAGTAGTGTTGTTCAGAGAGCTATCCATATTCCGTCTCACAGAATTTTAGCCTTGAAGAAAATTAGCATTTTTGAGAAG GAAAAGCGGCAGCAGCTTCTTACTGAGATACGTACGTTGTGTGAAGCACCTTGTTATGAAGGTCTTGTAGAATTCCAAGGAGCATTTTATACCCCAGACTCGGGCCAAATAAGCATAGCATTGGAGTACATGGATGGAGGTTCCCTTGCAGATGTCTTACGAGTGCGAAAATCTATACCAGAACCAATTCTTTCATGTGTAGTTAAGAAACTCTTGCGA GGTTTAAGCTACCTGCATGGAGTTAGACATTTGGTTCACAGAGACATTAAGCCTGCAAATTTACTTATGAATCTAAAGGGGGAGCCAAAGATCACCGACTTTGGTATAAGTGCTGGGTTGGAGAATTCTATGGCAATG TGTGCTACTTTTGTCGGCACTGTTACATATATGTCACCTGAAAGAATTCAGAATGAGAGCTACTCTTATCCGGCTGATATCTGGAGCCTTGGTCTAGCTTTATTCGAGTGTGGGACTGGTGAATTTCCATATACAGCTAATGACGGGCCTGTTAATCTTATGCTACAA ATCCTGGAGGATccatcaccttcaccttcaaaaaatttcttttccCCAGAATTCTGCACATTTATCGATGCTTGCTTATTGAAATGTGCGGATGCGAGGCCAACTGCGGAACAG CTTCTCTCACATCCGTTTATTACAAGGTATGCAAGTGCAGAAGTTGACCTTGCAGCATTTGTTCGAAGCGTTTTTGATCCAACACAAAGAATGAAGGATTTGGCTGAT ATGCTTACTATGCACTATTACTTACTTTTCAATGGTTCCGATGACCTTTGGCATCATTCAAAAACCTTATATAGCGATGATTCAACTTTCAG CTTCTCAGAGAAAGTCTCTACAGGCCCTAGTGAAATATTTACAACTTTGTCAAACCTTAGGAAAACATTAGCAGGTGACTGGCCCCCTGAAAGGCTAGTGCATGTTGTCGAGAAACTTCAGTGTCGAGCCCATGGCAAAGATGGAGTCGCAATTCGTGTGTCTGGGTCATTTATAATTGGGAATCAGTTCCTTATCTGTGGAGATGGGATACTAGCTGAGGGTATGCAGAACATCCAAGATCTTGCGATTGACATCAAAAGTAAGAGGATGGGAACGTTCAAGGAACAGTTCATCATGGAGCCAGGGAACGTGATTGGACGCTATTTCATTTCTAAGCAAGAACTGTATATCATCCACTAG
- the LOC113300137 gene encoding mitogen-activated protein kinase kinase 3-like isoform X2 has protein sequence MRIFGAIGSGASSVVQRAIHIPSHRILALKKISIFEKEKRQQLLTEIRTLCEAPCYEGLVEFQGAFYTPDSGQISIALEYMDGGSLADVLRVRKSIPEPILSCVVKKLLRGLSYLHGVRHLVHRDIKPANLLMNLKGEPKITDFGISAGLENSMAMCATFVGTVTYMSPERIQNESYSYPADIWSLGLALFECGTGEFPYTANDGPVNLMLQILEDPSPSPSKNFFSPEFCTFIDACLLKCADARPTAEQLLSHPFITRYASAEVDLAAFVRSVFDPTQRMKDLADMLTMHYYLLFNGSDDLWHHSKTLYSDDSTFSFSEKVSTGPSEIFTTLSNLRKTLAGDWPPERLVHVVEKLQCRAHGKDGVAIRVSGSFIIGNQFLICGDGILAEGMQNIQDLAIDIKSKRMGTFKEQFIMEPGNVIGRYFISKQELYIIH, from the exons ATGCGCATATTTGGAGCCATAGGTAGTGGCGCAAGTAGTGTTGTTCAGAGAGCTATCCATATTCCGTCTCACAGAATTTTAGCCTTGAAGAAAATTAGCATTTTTGAGAAG GAAAAGCGGCAGCAGCTTCTTACTGAGATACGTACGTTGTGTGAAGCACCTTGTTATGAAGGTCTTGTAGAATTCCAAGGAGCATTTTATACCCCAGACTCGGGCCAAATAAGCATAGCATTGGAGTACATGGATGGAGGTTCCCTTGCAGATGTCTTACGAGTGCGAAAATCTATACCAGAACCAATTCTTTCATGTGTAGTTAAGAAACTCTTGCGA GGTTTAAGCTACCTGCATGGAGTTAGACATTTGGTTCACAGAGACATTAAGCCTGCAAATTTACTTATGAATCTAAAGGGGGAGCCAAAGATCACCGACTTTGGTATAAGTGCTGGGTTGGAGAATTCTATGGCAATG TGTGCTACTTTTGTCGGCACTGTTACATATATGTCACCTGAAAGAATTCAGAATGAGAGCTACTCTTATCCGGCTGATATCTGGAGCCTTGGTCTAGCTTTATTCGAGTGTGGGACTGGTGAATTTCCATATACAGCTAATGACGGGCCTGTTAATCTTATGCTACAA ATCCTGGAGGATccatcaccttcaccttcaaaaaatttcttttccCCAGAATTCTGCACATTTATCGATGCTTGCTTATTGAAATGTGCGGATGCGAGGCCAACTGCGGAACAG CTTCTCTCACATCCGTTTATTACAAGGTATGCAAGTGCAGAAGTTGACCTTGCAGCATTTGTTCGAAGCGTTTTTGATCCAACACAAAGAATGAAGGATTTGGCTGAT ATGCTTACTATGCACTATTACTTACTTTTCAATGGTTCCGATGACCTTTGGCATCATTCAAAAACCTTATATAGCGATGATTCAACTTTCAG CTTCTCAGAGAAAGTCTCTACAGGCCCTAGTGAAATATTTACAACTTTGTCAAACCTTAGGAAAACATTAGCAGGTGACTGGCCCCCTGAAAGGCTAGTGCATGTTGTCGAGAAACTTCAGTGTCGAGCCCATGGCAAAGATGGAGTCGCAATTCGTGTGTCTGGGTCATTTATAATTGGGAATCAGTTCCTTATCTGTGGAGATGGGATACTAGCTGAGGGTATGCAGAACATCCAAGATCTTGCGATTGACATCAAAAGTAAGAGGATGGGAACGTTCAAGGAACAGTTCATCATGGAGCCAGGGAACGTGATTGGACGCTATTTCATTTCTAAGCAAGAACTGTATATCATCCACTAG
- the LOC113300138 gene encoding peroxidase 5-like: MEVGALIPTTVFGLFLFCSLLGQPTMVLSQGLQYGFYNNVCPEAEKIVNEVVSKFMRRDAHIAAGLIRLHFHDCFVNGCDASVLLEKTPSGEQVEMDSPANYKSLRGMDLIDKIKSKLEDKCPGIVSCADILAFAARDAAVNAGVLPYLVPGGRRDGSISRAMDTMILPAPSLTAEELTDTFAKKGFTQNEMVVLSGAHSIGYAHCATFGSRLYGDKPHHSQDPTLEPLHAEILKNKCPPSSIPEDGSLGHHKVPLDSITPTILDNMYYVGLEQGKGLLASDQGLMKNLHTRNLVFEYAQNPISWSRQFGVAMEKMGTIDVLTGDQGQIRRKCRRIN, encoded by the exons ATGGAGGTTGGTGCCTTGATCCCAACCACCGTTTTTGGTCTCTTTTTGTTCTGTTCATTACTCGGTCAACCAACTATGGTGTTGTCTCAGGGCCTTCAATATGGCTTTTACAACAATGTTTGTCCCGAAGCTGAGAAAATTGTAAATGAGGTTGTCAGCAAGTTTATGCGCCGTGATGCTCATATTGCTGCTGGACTTATTCGTCTGCATTTCCATGACTGCTTTGTTAAC GGTTGTGACGCTTCTGTCCTCTTGGAAAAAACACCATCAGGTGAACAGGTAGAGATGGATTCGCCAGCCAACTACAAGTCCCTCAGAGGAATGGATCTCATCGACAAGATTAAGAGCAAACTCGAGGATAAGTGCCCAGGCATTGTTTCCTGCGCTGACATCCTTGCATTTGCAGCTCGTGACGCTGCTGTCAACGCAGGTGTTTTACCTTACTTAGTTCCAGGTGGACGACGTGATGGATCAATCTCACGTGCTATGGACACAATGATCCTTCCAGCACCCTCTCTAACTGCCGAGGAGCTAACTGATACCTTTGCTAAGAAAGGATTTACCCAAAATGAAATGGTAGTCCTATCTGGTGCACATTCCATCGGTTATGCCCATTGCGCAACTTTCGGGTCTAGGCTATATGGAGACAAACCCCACCACTCTCAGGATCCTACTTTGGAACCTCTACACGCTGAAATTCTGAAGAATAAATGTCCACCATCAAGTATTCCTGAAGATGGATCCTTAGGTCATCACAAGGTGCCATTAGATTCAATCACACCTACGATCCTTGACAACATGTACTATGTAGGATTGGAACAGGGCAAAGGACTACTCGCATCAGATCAGGGACTGATGAAAAATCTTCATACAAGAAACTTGGTTTTCGAATATGCACAGAATCCAATTTCGTGGTCTAGACAGTTTGGGGTAGCCATGGAAAAAATGGGGACTATAGATGTTCTTACTGGTGACCAAGGCCAAATCAGACGCAAATGTAGGAGAATCAACTAA